In the Paraflavitalea devenefica genome, one interval contains:
- a CDS encoding RNA-binding domain-containing protein, whose product MAIPINIDDLVNAKTVESVRIEYKRGWNPEEVIHTMCAFANDINEYGSGYIIVGIEEKDGIPILPPVGVQLNQIDKIQKEFIELCFKIQPNIFPIIEPIVYQDKHIVIIWVNTGEERPYEAPNTLGPKGQLKQYVRPSSVTIPATRRLKERLNELASYKYFDDRINTKASINDLDLGLIQAYLQEIKSTLYDEISGLTLTEIAIKMQIARGTPENIKPLNVGLLMFCKHPEKFFEGCVTNLVEFEDEAGTRYSEKKFQGPVHIQIRQIMDYLDSNVIKAFVRKSESQVESRRYFNYPYQALEEAIVNALYHRSYTNPTPNEIRVYKAGNDRRIEILSYPGPLPPIDEVALAQLRITARNYRNLKLGDWLKNIRLAEKYATGIPTIVSSLSNNGSPKPILSTDPERSLFMVVIRIHPDVPFEINVDSENFEVYTLTDKQQQILEKLMMEPAMDEEIPKLFQWSISDEISFLLKNGLIAMKGNIYFITPKGRNALKSSF is encoded by the coding sequence ATGGCAATACCAATAAATATAGACGACCTTGTAAATGCTAAAACGGTGGAGTCGGTCAGAATTGAATATAAACGCGGGTGGAATCCTGAGGAGGTTATTCATACGATGTGTGCTTTTGCAAATGACATTAATGAATATGGGAGTGGTTATATAATAGTCGGGATTGAAGAAAAAGATGGCATTCCAATTCTCCCTCCTGTTGGAGTCCAGCTTAATCAAATTGACAAGATTCAAAAGGAGTTTATCGAACTTTGTTTTAAAATTCAGCCCAATATTTTTCCAATCATTGAGCCAATTGTCTACCAAGATAAGCATATAGTAATAATTTGGGTGAATACTGGCGAGGAACGACCATATGAAGCTCCGAATACACTTGGACCTAAAGGACAACTGAAACAGTACGTTAGACCTTCTTCGGTTACTATTCCGGCAACTCGACGGTTAAAAGAACGACTAAATGAATTAGCGTCATATAAATATTTTGATGATCGGATAAATACCAAAGCGAGTATTAATGATTTGGACTTGGGGCTAATTCAAGCATATCTGCAGGAAATTAAAAGCACTTTATACGACGAGATTTCTGGACTTACTTTGACCGAAATAGCTATAAAAATGCAAATTGCAAGGGGGACGCCGGAAAACATTAAGCCTTTAAATGTGGGTCTTTTGATGTTTTGTAAGCATCCAGAGAAATTTTTCGAAGGCTGTGTTACAAATTTAGTTGAATTTGAGGACGAAGCCGGAACTAGATATTCTGAAAAGAAATTCCAAGGTCCTGTTCATATTCAAATAAGACAAATAATGGATTATTTGGATAGTAATGTAATTAAGGCATTTGTTCGGAAGAGTGAATCGCAAGTAGAATCAAGGAGATATTTTAATTATCCCTATCAAGCTTTGGAGGAAGCAATTGTAAACGCATTATATCATAGAAGTTATACAAATCCGACTCCAAATGAAATTAGGGTATATAAGGCAGGTAATGATCGTAGAATTGAAATACTTAGTTATCCAGGTCCATTGCCTCCTATTGATGAAGTGGCTTTAGCGCAACTAAGAATTACTGCTAGAAATTACAGGAATTTAAAACTTGGTGATTGGCTTAAAAATATTAGGCTGGCAGAAAAATATGCAACCGGCATTCCTACAATAGTGAGTTCTTTGAGCAACAATGGTTCTCCTAAACCGATTTTATCGACCGATCCTGAAAGGTCTCTTTTTATGGTAGTAATTCGTATTCATCCAGATGTGCCGTTTGAAATCAATGTTGATAGCGAAAATTTCGAGGTTTACACTCTAACAGATAAACAACAACAAATTTTGGAGAAATTGATGATGGAACCTG